In the Pogona vitticeps strain Pit_001003342236 chromosome 2, PviZW2.1, whole genome shotgun sequence genome, ttcttcttgttgttgattTTGGATGGCCAAATGTAGGTCCAAGTCCCTTGTAGatccaacaaaaaaaaacccccaccaaaaCCAGTGGCACATATTTGTGGTACATGTGGGGCAGGACGAGGCATCTAAAATATACAATGGATTTAGTATCATCAGTTTTAGTCAAAATTTTGCAGGCTGCTCTAATATCTGTAAGGGGGTTTAACATATctgaatagaaagaaagaaagaaagaaagaaagaaagaaagaaagaaagaaagaaagaaagaaagaaagaaagaaagaaaaagaaagaaagaaagaaagaaagaaagaaagaaagaaagaaagaaagaaagaaagaaagaaagaaagaaagaaagaaagaaaagtttggaTCCATAATGTTAGGTTGCAAAAGCAGGCAGAACTTTCCATATAGTAtgtgatctatctggaattggccaCAATGATTGGCCTCCACctagcatttcttgtgaccaatttgcagcattctttAAATCAGAAGTGGGGGCCAACTGCCAGGATcttgcaccctatttgaaaagagtggatcgagctgagacatccagcgcaGTGCCTTGTCCgttgagaattactcagtttcGACCTGTGACGTTCGCAGAGGTGGGCAAGGTCCTTGATCACTGCTgatccaccacctcctcccttgagccttgcccggcctggctaatcaaagctgccaggccggtgataactgaatgggctactgaaataataaatgggtctcttcttgagggcaacCTTACCcttaaggaaacactcattatgcccattaggaagaaactgagcttggtggtggacaacattggcaattataggcccattactaatgtttctttcctcagcaaggtagctGAGAGGGTGggggccgatcagcttcaggcccccTTGGATGAAACCGACGcactggatccatttcagtcgggcttcaggctgcaccatggcacggaaatggcattggtcgccctccTGGAAGATCTACTTAGAGAGGCCAATGGGGGCAAAATTGGTAcaccttgatatctcagccacctttgataccgttgaccatggtctcctcctggggaggctctccaagttggggatcagtggccttgctcttgcttggctctggtccttcttggagagctgtccccagagagtccaaCTTGGGGAGAAAGTATTGGCCCCGTGGtccctcaactgtggggttccgcaggcttcgatcatctccccaatgctgtttaacatctacatgaggccactcgGGTGGGGTGTCATCCTgggatgtggagcgtcgtgtgaccaatatgctgatgacacccagctctacatctcctttcttccatctgcagtggatgccgttccgtcccttgagcgctgcctggagaccgtcctacaatggatgcagttgaatggactgaggttgaacccggacaagacagaggtcctgggGGTGGGCGcccccaatgtcagtggtttgcagaactccctctctttttttggggggtgattctcaccacaaagagtgcagtttgcagtctgggggtccatcttaaCCTGGTGCTTACCATTgagacccaggtagcgtccgtggttcggtctgcccacttacatctcTGGCGGATCACCCAGCTGTGTCCTTATCTAGACGCGGGGGCGCTTCACCacattggtccatgcactcatagtctcaagaatagactactgtactgctctctacatggggcttcctttggtCCAGAACATGgaggccaggctattaacagagGTGAAAATATTGCACCATatatcccccaccctggctgccttacactggctgcctATTTGTTTCTGCATCACTTTCAAGGTGCtgactattacatataaagccctaaatggttcagGCCCTCGACacttggcagagtgccttcttccacctagttctgccTGTATCACCTGTTTCAGtcaggccaggtggctgaggggcctagtGCCAAGAGCGatccaaaggggaaaaacaaaaaactgggccttctcggcagtggccgcTCGTCTATGGAACAGTTAACAGCAGATACACCTGACCCCTTATGCCGAGGGCCTTTTAAGACCAATCTGAATACATGGTTATACAGACCTACactacagccatcacctagcctatttcTCTTTTTCCATCATGGATTCTGCTGTTAATTTGGGTTGTATCTTTAGTTCATTTATATCTTCttagttaatttttatattttgtgtaaactgcccagagtagacatgttcaaGATGGGCGGTATATGTTAAACAAAcaagctaactaactaactaacaaactaactaacaaacaaataCTGGAATTCTTGTTTAGTttaataatcttttaaaatattaaagcacAACATGTATTTTATTCACAGAGACCCATTTCTATAATCACCACCATGCATTTAGAATTCCAGAGTATGCAGAAACTCGTGACTTACCAAGACTTTTCCTTACctttcatcaccaccagctggATGAATTTATCCAACTGCCTATTTTCTAATTTGAGGCGGCACTGGTACCTTCCCGCATCCTCAAACTGgacttttggtatttttttgtcAAGTGAGGAGGTAGAGTTACTGCTGGATATGTTCTCTTTCCCAAGAATTATATTATCTTTCAACCATTCCCCATTCAGAAGAATGTCCTTTTGGTCTTGGAGGTTGATGTTCAATAGGCATGAAAGAGTCACATTACTGTTCACAACAGCAAACatcatttcatcatcatctttagtTGAGGCTTTGAGAAAACCTGATTGATGACAGAGAAAAAACTGGAATAAATAAGCCGCCTTGTTTAAAGTCTCATCTTACCTCACTATACATCAGgaagaaggaattttttttcctttacagagACCTCTACAGAGATACACAGTATTTCTGCACTCTTTCAGTCAAGTGAAACAGCAAGTTCTGATGTGATAAGGACTCTCAGATTATGTCTAAGGGACTCTTCACAGGAGTAGAATATAAAAGGGACATCCTGTGGCATTAGCACAAAAGTTTATCTCAATAAGCCTGCCTGTCACAGTAGCCAATGAGGATGTCATAGAAGCACTGAATCATTGTAAGGGAccttagaggtcttctagtctaaccccctgcccaaggcaggagacctcataccatgtTGGTGAGTCTTCGGGTCTGAGTCCTAAgttcaagtccaagtctttggtaccaagttctgagtctttggtaccaagtccctattaaaaacaagctttttgcccagaaaaaaaggaggatttGGTGGGTTCCGAGTCACTAGCGGAAtctgagtcattggaaaaaaacccaaacacagtTGTGTCCGAGTAGAGTCACCaatgtgacttaagtccgacttgacagtgagtcccatgatTTCGAGTTCCCACCCCTGGTAGCCAACCAGATGCTTTCGGGTAGCGCTGTTCCATTTTTGGAACCAAGACATTAAATTGAGCCCCTTATTAAAAGCAGAGAATCTTTAAGAGACTACATTTTTTTTATCCGAGCACAATATTTCTTCTCTCCACAAGGCACAATttagcttgcttttgctttgtgattgtcTTCATGTAAAGTTAATAATGCTGACACAGCAGCCATACAGGACTGTCCTTCTGGAGGGAACATTTTCCATCACATTCCATCGTTGTGATGCTAGTCAGTCTGGGTCACAACCAGGCTATATTACTGCAACAGGTTCCACATGAGGTTGCCTTTGACGAATGTTTAGAAAGAGCAGTTGTTGCAGAATTATACAAACTGCTCTTTGGAGCACTTATTGCTCTGGTATTATTTGGTTTCCCTGTTAACCTTCGGGCCAGTGTCAAAGTGCCGGTTTTTACCTTTAAACCCAGACAATTTGAGACCAAGGTAATTGAAAGACTGCTGACTTCCATGTGACCCTGAAGACCCATTTTAATATTTAGAGGAGAGTCCACTCCATGTTCCACCACTGTCTGAAATACAGCTGCTAGTTGTAAGGTAGGACATGGAGAGAAAATGTGCTCAGAAAGGTCAaaaattgactgaaatcctgtttgttgttgtgggttttttgggctctttggccatgttctgaaggttgttcttcctaatgtttcgccagtctctttggctggcatcttcagaggaccaccagagaacagagtgctgtcctctgaagatgctggccacagagactggcaaaacattaggaagaacaactttcagaacacggccaaagagcccaaaaaactcacagcaaccattagatcctggccatgaaagcctttgtgaatacactgaaatcctgatgcttagtGTAATACATTATGGGTCTACCACCAATAATTTACAGGAAACAAGAACAGTAAACAGGACACTTTTGATGAAGAAGGCAGACATCCTGAAAAGCCTTAGAAACCTTTTATCCATTTGGGTAAGAAAGACAGGCTCTTCCACTGAGTTTTATTGCAAAGGCTTTGAAATAATGTGTGAAAATGCATGGAAGGACAGCACAGAAAATGGGGCTGCAGTGATTTCACAACAGCATCATCtgatcttttccccccttcttttttgggCAAATGTGAATGTGGCAGATATGGATTATTCTCAGAGCTAGCATGGAAACAACCTTGTCTTGCAGAATTCTAATATATATAGTCTCAATTATGTATTTTacctttttctttgtcatttggTTCAGCCCAGGAATGTTGGCCATGTTTATCAGGGAACCTTGGGGCTGATGTTTGGATTTATGTGAGGAAAAGATGCGTGAGCTAGAGGGAGATCAAAACACATTCTAGGCGTTTGGGACCCATGTCACTGGTTTCTCCTACCTATCACATTGACGTTGACATTGTGGGAGATTATAAGTACATTGTCCAGAAAGATGTGACATCCCCAGCTTCCATGGTCCTTTTCAAATTCCAGATGTTTGATGTGCAGATCTTGATTATTGTTTCGCAGCTGCCAGTGTGATTCTTCACCTGTTACACTGACCTTGTTGGGGCTAACCCACTTGACCTTGACCTCCTTCATGACAGTAGCATGCTGCTTCAATGACAAAGTTAGGGATTCACCTTGCAGGAAGTATTTTTGTTCAGATCCTGTTACTGTGAAGGGGAACAAAGACCAATCTGGTGAGTTCTTGTTACTCTAGGCTTTCCCTTGTCCTCTTCCCAACCAACTGCCAGGAAGAAGAGGTAGAAATAGGGAGCTGatatttccctttccttctctccccagtTATTCTCGATATCACATCACTCACTTTCCCACACTGTAAGGTCGTAAGTCCTTAGTATGTTTTCCTCCACTTTACAGATATATTGTCCTTCTTCTGGATTTATCAGATTTAAAGAGTAATTCCCATTGTCTGCATTCACAAATGTATATGTTGCAGACTTGTCTcctttgaacagaaggaaaacacCAGAAGTTAAAACAGTCTGAATCAGAGCAAAGGTTTCCCTTGCTTGACAATGTTCAATTTATGAGGAATGTCAAAATGAAGCCTTACCTTTGAAAACTCTCCCATCAGTGTATTTTATTATAACTTTCTCTTTATGTTTCCAAAACACCTTGTTCAATGTTTGTGGTTTTTTGGCCTCTACTGGACAGCTAAGGATAACAGGTTTATGGGCCACAATGTTTATGTCTAAACATTCAAGGACAGGAAGCATCATCCCTGAAAGATCAGAAAAGGCTTGTGAGGCAACACTTTGACACTTTTTAGTGATGCAATAAAGGTTTGGCCCACCCTAAAACTTTGTTTCGAATACTATGTTTGTGCTCACCAACATAGCTAAAATGGATTACACCACCTTTCTGTTTTATGTTACTTTCATTTTCTTATATACTTAACCTCATGCTCTGCTTTTCTTGTTAaattttgtttcaatttatttGCCCCCAGTGGATTTTCAAAATTAAACCACGGTAGTCAATTGCCCAGCCATGCTTACATATGAGTTTAATTTTTGCCTCTCTTGATGTTCATATTATTAACTGCTGGATGATATAAGTACTCTTTCTTATAGACTGCCACATGTCTTTCTTATCTTTTCTGTCAAGCAAACTTGCTTGTCCTGAaaggcattaaaaataaattattgggCTGAAGACAGAAAACAGGAGAGTATATGAGCAGTATATTAGAAACACTTCCACTATCAACTGAAACAAAAATATTCATGTCCTGCATGCACCTCTGGAGGAGAACTCACCCAATTGAAGGATGAAGGAAACAAGAACGGTGTTCAAGATCATGTTGACTGGTGCTCCGTTTCTCCTGTAGGTATGGCAGACTGGTAGTTTGTCTAAGAGATCCTAGGAGGGGAAGACAAAATTATTTATCAGATAAATCACCAGTggtttattccttttaaaaaaatcttgtatcacatcacacacacacacacacacacacacacacacacacacacacacacacgtatggaTGTGTCAGGCAATCATTTATGCTGTATAATTATTACTGGTGGCATGTGGTTTGTCAGCTGGTAAACTGttcctttctgtttctgaagAACCTCCAACCTTCCACCACAACACATCCCCAATAACTTGTACTATAAGGGGAGACAATTTCTTAAGGGTCTCATAAGCAGTTTTCCCCTCCTCCAGACCTTGGAGGGTTCTGCCCACCTCTGACATCTGCTGAAACCctggaaaaaaaagtctgaaacCCCCTCCCTGATGGTAATTGGGGTGTGCAATTTGTCATTGGGGCCAATTGTGAGGTTGAGACCACTCTGGGATGAGGCTCTTGGGGCTGTCTTCAGTCCATGGGCCCAGGCTTTGCCCACCCCAATCTCTTTCTGCCTCATTTCATCATGTCCCATGTTCCTGTAGGTGTCAGAAGTAGTCAACGTACTTGTGTGAAGGACAGGAGAAGCGTGAGCATATCACAGCATGATTTATTCAGTCTTATCTGGCAAAGCTCTTTGTACTCTGTTCATGCCCAGTTTCTGCAGCAGAAGAACTTTATACAATCTAGCTAACCAGGGCATTGATATCCAGCCACACAATCACTGGGAATCTTATTCAGAAATTCCTCTGATTTATCCCCACATTTTCAAGCACTCCTTaataaccatttaaaaataaaacgtGTGTCTTCATTCTTTGAAATACATACTCtggattaaattttttttcctcattgctcAAGAAAAATATGATCCAGGAAATACTGGATCTCCATGTTATTTACAGGGAAACCTGTTCTTTGTTTTTCCAGTGATGATTCCATGGCCTGTTTCTGAAGAAGTAGTAAAAATAGAGGTCACTGCTCTGCAGACTGCTGCTAGCTCAAGAAAATCAAATGGGCTCcatttttcataatgcttttagCAATGTGCCCCCGCCTCACTGCAACTCCATTGGGAAATGTCCGACATAAAAGGGATGTTAGGAGTCAATAAACTGGACATAATTCCCCAGAATGTAGGGGGAATTGGGTTCATGTGAATCATCTTTCATCACTGATCCATCCTTTCAGGAAACATATTTTTGGGGTCATTCCAGTGTATTCAAAACCAAGAGAGGAACCAGCACTTAAGATGCCACTTATGCTATTAACTGTGTCTGTCTGAAGGTAGGAGAGACCATCAGCCCATTGAACAGGAGTTCAGCTGAAAGTAAATGCCAAAATATTATGATCTGCACCCAAAGTAGATATGGTCGAGAGAAGCATGAATGGGCTCCAGTAAACTAGGTCCATCAAATGGGATATAAATGAGATCAGAGCTTGGAcgtaactagttacaggtaaaAGGGGGTGCTTGCTGCcctaaaattttctttctttttaataatttgtaACCGATATATTATTATTTCCCCGTCACTTCTAACGGTTAGTCAAGCTGCAACCTGGTGGTATAtgtcaccttccttccttccttccttccttccttccttccttccttccttccttccttccttccttccttccttccttccttccttccttccttccttccttttttaattttcacttcctgattcctaatacatttatttatttattagatttatataccacccagagtagacacgttctagatgtgtggtatataaatctaatggatggatggatggatggatggatggatggatggatggatggatggatggatggatggatggatggatggatggatggatggatggatggataactaactaactaactaactaactaactaactaactaactaactaaataaacaaataaataaataaacaaacaaacaaacaaacaaataaataaattgctccactttccatttttcttcccccacttttCCCTTTTCTCACTTGTCCCCTTTTACTTATTTACttgcatatctctccctctcacttcttgacttttgtttttcttttccctcttgaacagcattgggaggaggaagcagattttaaaacacttgcaaagtattgtgaagagcaagGTTAAAAAGAGAGTGGAGATGTTAATGGAACACCCATTTCTTTACAAGTCAAAGCAGGAAATACTGCTTTTCCTGCTCAagcctctttcccctttccttccttacaCCCAATAAAGGTGGGAGGTAGTCTCCTTCTGTGCAATAAATTTTTATGGCAGTGGTGACTGCTACTAGTGATTTATTGATGCtccttaattttgtttttaatacaaaagTACAGGTGCAGttgccatgaagtggccacaatgcccagaaatccAACTCCTTTGCAAAgtaaacaaatcaacagcaacattgACAAGTTGTGAAATTATAAGGAATGAAGCAATACATGATCCATACATTTTAAACCAActgtctggggggtgggggggggagagacaattggctggccaaatgaatcgATCTTACCGGtgtgtcatgtgaatggaaatttattaaatgattttttaaaacagtagaATCAATATACCggtaactggggttcttttgttATGTGTGATTGAGCCCTAACTTTCAACCATAGGCAGTTTCTATCAATTGAATCAATTGATATCTTATCAATTGAATCAATTGATGAGATATCTGCAAATGTTGCAAAAAGTCTAGAATGATTTCTAACATTTCTCACATTTCTCTCAATACGTTGGAGCAAAGTATAATACTGGCCAATAGGAGAAGAATAGAACATGAATTTTAAAGATTGGGAAAATCACAGATAATTTCCAGCCTATAAGAATTTGGTCAATCATGTTGATCTCCATAATCAATGTGGCTAATACAGGGGTCCATCagttatgaaatattttaaacacgtcttgggatttttaaaaaaatggtcccAAGAAGGAAGAGCTCTAGAATCTGCAGAAAGATACAGAGGCCACTGAAGACctgtaattttctttaaaatctgtCCACTTATCTATTGGGATCTTAACTTCAGTGATCCCCTAGCCTCAGTTGTACCATGGGCAACATTGTCCCAAAACTTGTGCTCATTGTCCTTTGGCACCACAAGGTCCAAAGCCTCCCATTGAGTTATAGTATATTCTTGCTTTTTGATACATAAAAGACATGTATCAAAAGATCTAAAGTTAATAAGCTGGCAAGTAACTGCTTTGGTCTGCAATTTCAGATGTTTTCTAGAAAGTTTAGTTGAAATTCACTTGACATTCTGGCAAACTTTATCAAGCCAGGAGGAGGATCATCCAGAATTGTGAAGGTGCGTAGAAGGTTTAGTTAAAAGGGGAGATTCATCCTCCTGTCCCCTTGCAGACATCTGAGCACTGGCTTTAAGAATgaatgaaccagcctgtccctacAGCAAACCAACTGGCAGGCTCATGTAGTCAGCCTCTAAGAGAAAATATTGAGTCAAGGCTCACCACTCAAGGTTAAGAGATTTGATGCTCAGATCACAAAgtctcagaaaaaaatattgagaaCACGCATACACTGGCCACCTCTAACTTGATGATGGATCAGCAAGATTCAGGTGACAAGCAGTGAAGAGTATTTATTTAATCCTATCATCTGGCATAGCGAAAAAGATGCCAGGAGTGATCACTAATAAAACACATCATGTAAATGAGATGCCAAACAATATTGGAAATCATCTTTGGTGATTAAACGTGTATGTTAAAGATAGCTTAGGTCAAATGAGAGGAATTTAATCTGGTATCCAAAACTCAATATGTTATTATCTTTATCTTGAGTACTTTACATATCGTCCAATAACAAAGCTTCTCTTTGCAGCTTACAAGTAGAAATGCTGGTTCGTCCTTTGGACAAATAGGCGTTCAGCACTTTCCAGCCACACCTCTTCTGGCAGGCGCCCAATCAGAGGCAggaccctggcttccctgccccacctcctccaggcactgcctctgagtgggcgcccgtCAAAGGAGGCGGGACCGGGAACcaccgaacacctgttcatccaaaggatgaaccgGCATGACCTGCcaaagtgcccatctctacttataaggaagacaggagagcctcggaaagaattagaaaaaagcTGTGCGGTCCTTAGGATTACACAAATGGAAGAATAGGGTGAAACTTTTATTGAATcactaaaaaattaaacaaattgcaagctctCATAGGGAAAATTCCTTAGTTTCCAGTCATAATGCTTTGAGATGAGGAAAGTAATTTCTATAGACCTGCTTAGTAAATTGCCACTAAGAGTGGGGACAGCACACTATAGGTTGTGTTCTTCTCCTAAGcggaaaaaaacaaagcaaggcacACAAAGCCACAGGTATGTAgcttgttttgtgggaaaaagtacAAGGCAGGTGTTATaactgcttctttgtgctgtgaGAGTTATATAAAcaagggttgttttgttttgttttgtttttggttatgtgtgtgtgtttctgtgcacaTCCCTTCTGTTCCTCTCACATTTCCTCCCTTAGCCTTGCGGTTTTTGCGCTCAGCTCTTGTTCTTGCTTGTGGCTGAGCTTTTGTTCAGAAGCCTGCAGAGAGGGGATAAAAGAAGGCCAGGCCTTTCTCTGGAGTTCTCTTCTTCCTCACCACCCTCCAGGACCAGATGAGAACAAACCACCGGCAGTCTATTTTCAAAACACAAATCTTGAAATCCAAAGCCAAGAAATTACAGCtgcaaaatggaagaaagataCCTGGGAGTTGCATGCTCAGCTCCCCtgacattttcctcttttttgcctaaATGCAACTGCATGGGATTCCCATTTTTACCTGGGCAACCCTGGGGCAAGGATGGCTTTCCCCCATGTGTTTTTCCTAGAATGGGTGTCCCCTGCCTTCATTTATATACAGTCCAATGAAATATTGCTGCTATTTGCTGGTACAGTACTTGTGCTGAGGGGGAAAGATGCTATTTGCCCTGCTGAGGGGCAAAAAAATAGGTTCCAgtattgtat is a window encoding:
- the CD4 gene encoding T-cell surface glycoprotein CD4, whose protein sequence is MILNTVLVSFILQLGMMLPVLECLDINIVAHKPVILSCPVEAKKPQTLNKVFWKHKEKVIIKYTDGRVFKGDKSATYTFVNADNGNYSLNLINPEEGQYICKVEENILRTYDLTVWEITGSEQKYFLQGESLTLSLKQHATVMKEVKVKWVSPNKVSVTGEESHWQLRNNNQDLHIKHLEFEKDHGSWGCHIFLDNVLIISHNVNVNVIGFLKASTKDDDEMMFAVVNSNVTLSCLLNINLQDQKDILLNGEWLKDNIILGKENISSSNSTSSLDKKIPKVQFEDAGRYQCRLKLENRQLDKFIQLVVMKVFLEPSSEEGKGTLCCQVSAPAPPTTQLCWVHVNTTNCSHGFLDSPFCHPVTTTGLWRCDLKVKNEEKRSVNYSTVKEEVTEMGNHAFPVTEVLSGAGVTLLLLIIVGMLVPACKTIRRKRQQVKRMALAKQHLLAKRTCQCQRELTNDYYHT